From Humisphaera borealis, the proteins below share one genomic window:
- a CDS encoding DNA/RNA non-specific endonuclease — MNQNRDNQIDVGRLAAGFVRLPRPLQILLGVLAAGAVVVGGVMYLRQNGKTTAVSTQPVSPSVTQAAVPAPSTPPPPPGTTTVAGSSPDGTTPAPQIDTPNLTLGNPSQATTSIARRDNYLVVRPAYALSFNDDLGTANWVSWRIIRADFGQSPREVEFLADPMLPPPFKQIGHRDYTGSGFDRGHMCPKGDRGGDRDKVASTFYTSNIIPQAANVNQKAWNNLENYTRDLVGQKRQRVYVITGPAGRGGTGLNGYKETVGYGKVVVPAECWKVVVAIPDTGKPTDEPQSISASARVIAVIMPNDQTKVGDDWAKFRTTPAEIERKTKLRFFDRLKPDVAETLRQRQDKVVIPPVDANRFSRD, encoded by the coding sequence ATGAACCAAAACCGCGACAACCAGATCGACGTCGGCCGACTTGCCGCGGGATTCGTCCGGCTGCCGCGGCCGCTGCAGATCCTTCTGGGCGTGCTAGCCGCCGGTGCCGTGGTGGTGGGCGGCGTGATGTATTTGCGCCAGAATGGGAAAACCACCGCCGTTTCGACGCAGCCGGTGTCACCGTCGGTGACGCAGGCAGCCGTGCCAGCGCCGTCGACGCCACCGCCTCCCCCTGGAACGACGACCGTCGCGGGCTCTTCCCCCGACGGCACGACGCCGGCTCCGCAGATCGACACACCCAACCTGACGCTGGGAAACCCCAGCCAAGCGACGACCAGCATTGCCCGGCGCGACAACTACCTGGTCGTCCGCCCGGCGTACGCCTTGTCGTTCAACGACGATCTGGGCACGGCGAACTGGGTCAGTTGGCGGATCATCCGGGCCGACTTCGGGCAGTCCCCCCGGGAGGTCGAGTTCCTTGCCGACCCGATGCTGCCGCCACCTTTCAAGCAGATCGGCCATCGCGACTACACCGGCTCGGGGTTTGACCGCGGACACATGTGCCCCAAGGGAGACCGCGGCGGCGACCGCGACAAGGTCGCCAGCACCTTCTACACCAGCAATATCATCCCGCAGGCCGCGAACGTGAACCAGAAAGCCTGGAACAACCTGGAAAACTACACCCGGGACCTTGTCGGCCAGAAGCGGCAGCGGGTCTATGTCATCACCGGCCCGGCGGGGCGGGGCGGCACAGGATTGAACGGCTACAAGGAGACGGTCGGCTACGGGAAGGTCGTCGTCCCCGCCGAGTGCTGGAAAGTGGTCGTCGCGATCCCGGACACGGGCAAGCCGACCGACGAGCCGCAGTCGATTTCAGCGTCGGCACGGGTGATCGCAGTCATCATGCCCAACGACCAGACCAAGGTCGGCGACGACTGGGCCAAGTTTCGGACGACGCCGGCGGAGATCGAACGCAAGACGAAGCTGAGGTTCTTCGACAGGCTCAAGCCGGACGTGGCCGAAACGCTGCGGCAGCGACAGGACAAAGTGGTCATTCCGCCGGTGGATGCGAATCGGTTTTCGCGAGACTGA
- a CDS encoding nuclease A inhibitor family protein produces the protein MNDPIPNDLAAAVEGLLYPSETDAPLIPFRWKRGKRSAVESAIANSKERSPVETIPFDTFFEPLLRSTDAERFATLKRLLQDRLQDLAVVRVGSPRVTIYVIGRQGHYWAGVWTESVET, from the coding sequence ATGAACGACCCAATCCCCAACGACCTCGCCGCCGCCGTCGAAGGCTTGCTCTACCCGAGTGAGACCGATGCGCCGCTGATTCCGTTCCGATGGAAACGCGGAAAACGAAGCGCCGTCGAGTCCGCGATCGCCAACTCCAAAGAGCGCTCGCCGGTCGAGACCATCCCGTTCGACACCTTCTTCGAACCGTTGCTTCGGTCCACTGACGCCGAGCGGTTCGCGACGCTAAAGCGTCTGCTTCAGGATCGCCTGCAAGACCTGGCCGTCGTGCGAGTCGGATCGCCACGTGTGACGATCTACGTGATAGGACGCCAGGGCCACTACTGGGCAGGCGTGTGGACGGAATCGGTGGAGACTTAA
- a CDS encoding ThuA domain-containing protein, protein MSTVWPGNTCDWGAGRANMGFMIQRLVLAVVVLVMSMAAQLPAADPALTRVLVWDERQPAQKQAYDPWLGDTIADYLRKQPGFEVRSVGLSDPEQGLSDAILDSTDVIVWWGHQKHRDVLPATAKRIADRIEAGKLSLVALHSAHWATPFVEAMNRRATADAMKLLTDAERKSAKVTFVTPLPGKPPSKTTPMTPSAEKKVDAATGQVELIIRLPICCFPSWRNDGKPSHVTTLLAEHPIAKGVPAKFDIPHTEMYDEPFHVPSPDAVVFEEKWDAGEHFRSGMVWNVGKGKVFYFRPGHETHAVYKEAAPLKIVENACRWMAEAQRSRANGMPAPAATHLAAGQL, encoded by the coding sequence TTGTCAACGGTCTGGCCCGGCAACACTTGCGATTGGGGGGCGGGCCGTGCGAACATGGGCTTCATGATCCAACGCCTGGTCCTGGCCGTGGTCGTTCTCGTCATGTCGATGGCGGCACAACTGCCCGCCGCTGACCCAGCGCTGACACGCGTCCTGGTCTGGGACGAACGCCAGCCGGCCCAGAAGCAGGCCTACGACCCCTGGCTGGGCGACACCATCGCCGACTACCTTCGAAAGCAACCCGGATTTGAGGTCCGGTCCGTCGGCTTGTCGGATCCCGAACAGGGACTTTCCGATGCGATCCTCGACAGCACCGATGTCATCGTCTGGTGGGGTCACCAGAAGCACCGCGACGTACTACCGGCAACCGCCAAGCGGATCGCCGATCGGATCGAAGCGGGGAAATTGTCCCTTGTCGCCCTGCACTCGGCCCACTGGGCAACGCCGTTTGTCGAAGCAATGAACCGACGCGCCACCGCCGACGCGATGAAGCTGCTGACCGATGCCGAGAGGAAGTCGGCGAAGGTCACGTTCGTTACCCCCCTGCCCGGCAAGCCCCCGTCGAAGACCACGCCCATGACGCCGTCGGCCGAGAAAAAGGTCGATGCGGCGACGGGTCAGGTTGAGCTCATCATCCGGCTGCCGATCTGCTGCTTTCCGTCGTGGCGCAATGACGGCAAGCCGAGCCACGTCACTACGCTGCTCGCCGAGCACCCGATTGCCAAAGGCGTTCCGGCGAAGTTCGACATTCCGCACACGGAGATGTACGACGAGCCGTTCCATGTCCCCTCGCCGGACGCGGTGGTGTTCGAGGAAAAGTGGGACGCCGGGGAGCACTTTCGAAGCGGCATGGTCTGGAATGTAGGCAAAGGCAAGGTGTTCTACTTTCGACCCGGCCACGAAACACACGCGGTGTACAAGGAAGCGGCGCCGCTGAAGATTGTCGAGAACGCCTGTCGGTGGATGGCCGAAGCGCAGCGGTCGCGTGCCAACGGGATGCCGGCGCCAGCAGCGACCCATCTCGCCGCCGGGCAGCTCTGA
- a CDS encoding sugar phosphate isomerase/epimerase family protein, giving the protein MARPVTLFTGQWADLPFETACKLAQKMGYDGIELPCWGDHFDVEKANKDAGYCKGRWDILKAHGLKNFAISAHLVGQAVCDLIDERHKSILPPEIWGDGSPEGVRKRAAQRMIDTAKAARKLREAAPEKIDFPAVVNGFTGSSIWHSIYAFPPTSQEYWQKGFDDFATRWTPILNEFDKVDVNFALEVHPTEIAFDIASTERAIKAIKEHKRFGFNYDPSHLGYQGVDYIKFIYAFGKRIFHCHIKDAWWGKGTGEVGVFGGHTTFADPRRFWDFRSPGHGDVDFKRIIVALNDVGYQGPLSVEWEDSRMDREFGAAEACQMVRKIDFKPSAIAFDGQFDR; this is encoded by the coding sequence ATGGCTCGTCCCGTCACCCTGTTTACCGGCCAGTGGGCCGATCTTCCGTTCGAAACCGCCTGCAAACTCGCTCAGAAGATGGGCTACGACGGCATCGAGCTGCCCTGCTGGGGGGATCACTTCGACGTCGAAAAGGCCAATAAGGACGCCGGCTACTGCAAGGGCCGCTGGGACATTCTCAAGGCGCACGGCCTGAAGAACTTCGCGATCAGCGCGCACCTGGTCGGCCAGGCGGTGTGCGACCTGATCGACGAGCGGCACAAGAGCATCCTGCCGCCGGAAATCTGGGGCGACGGTTCGCCGGAAGGCGTCCGCAAGCGCGCCGCGCAGCGCATGATCGACACCGCCAAGGCCGCCCGGAAGCTGCGTGAAGCCGCCCCGGAAAAGATCGACTTCCCCGCGGTCGTCAACGGCTTCACCGGCAGCAGCATCTGGCACAGCATCTACGCCTTCCCACCGACCAGCCAGGAATACTGGCAGAAGGGCTTCGACGACTTCGCGACGCGCTGGACGCCGATCCTGAACGAGTTCGACAAGGTCGACGTCAACTTCGCCCTGGAAGTTCACCCGACTGAAATCGCGTTCGACATCGCCAGCACCGAGCGGGCGATCAAGGCGATCAAGGAGCACAAGCGGTTCGGCTTCAACTACGACCCCTCGCACCTGGGCTACCAGGGCGTGGACTACATCAAGTTCATCTACGCCTTCGGCAAGCGCATCTTCCACTGCCACATCAAGGACGCGTGGTGGGGCAAGGGCACGGGCGAGGTGGGTGTGTTCGGCGGGCACACGACCTTCGCCGACCCGCGCCGATTCTGGGACTTCCGCAGCCCCGGTCACGGCGACGTGGACTTCAAGCGGATCATCGTGGCGCTGAACGACGTCGGCTACCAGGGCCCGCTGAGCGTGGAATGGGAAGACAGCCGCATGGACCGCGAGTTCGGCGCAGCCGAGGCGTGCCAGATGGTGAGAAAGATCGACTTCAAGCCGTCGGCGATCGCGTTCGACGGGCAGTTTGATCGGTGA
- a CDS encoding alpha-amylase family glycosyl hydrolase, which translates to MPVARRPAPPLPACPRVKTLAKEVRRSYPTGRQQYSRAFVGSPFEVSIHASDKLPQGIRAVLVTSLNARGANDCVEVPMELVNDKTLFCRITPDRPGLFWFHAQASMDGGMTWIHDPIPDAWVLVDPPQVDHMRLYTLIPSVSGSIADWAADLKRIRDMGFNTVHLLPLTVLDTSQSPYSARELFDIDPMYGAADSYQSGLAQLENFVEVAKALGMRLCFDLVLNHVGVDSNIVKRAPEWIVPDQSSPDGLRRARYWCDKGWLSWDDLVLIDYEHPSRQIRADIWRYMTEYALFWANYASQTDGFIRFDNLHSSDKRFVDSVTESLRATYPNVGVIAEYFTDSSTLLSTIPQWNLNLILATPWDSKFVPQLREYIKYIHSVSEHVRFFMPVTSHDSGSPAQEFGSVQSTVPRYVAAALLGTGATGITQGVEWGIERKIEFIGKQPRVVPAECPQFAGFLRRVNDILVAEPAFRRGENCQFVDNNHHALMAAFRKDGRPGLPGLLVICNFDIGGEHAFEADLSPFLGETGPFNCVDLITGQERSFASSRISLTMAPCAACVLKF; encoded by the coding sequence ATGCCCGTAGCACGTCGTCCCGCTCCGCCCCTGCCGGCGTGTCCCCGCGTAAAGACCCTCGCAAAGGAAGTCCGTCGGTCGTACCCGACCGGTCGCCAGCAATACTCGCGGGCGTTTGTCGGCAGTCCGTTTGAAGTCAGCATCCACGCCAGCGACAAGCTGCCACAGGGGATTCGCGCCGTTCTTGTCACTTCGCTGAACGCCAGAGGTGCCAACGACTGCGTCGAAGTCCCCATGGAGCTTGTGAACGACAAGACGCTGTTTTGCCGCATCACGCCGGACCGGCCGGGACTTTTCTGGTTCCATGCCCAGGCATCGATGGACGGGGGAATGACCTGGATTCACGATCCGATCCCCGACGCGTGGGTTCTGGTCGACCCGCCTCAGGTCGATCACATGCGCCTTTACACGCTGATTCCGAGTGTGTCAGGCTCCATCGCCGACTGGGCGGCCGATCTGAAGCGAATCCGCGACATGGGGTTCAATACCGTCCACCTTCTGCCACTGACCGTGCTCGATACGTCGCAGAGCCCCTACTCGGCTCGCGAGCTGTTCGATATCGATCCCATGTATGGCGCTGCCGACTCGTATCAGAGCGGTCTGGCCCAGCTCGAGAACTTTGTCGAGGTCGCAAAAGCATTGGGAATGCGACTCTGCTTCGACCTGGTGCTGAATCACGTCGGCGTTGACAGCAATATCGTCAAGCGTGCACCGGAATGGATTGTCCCCGACCAGTCGAGCCCCGACGGGCTGCGTCGCGCGCGTTACTGGTGCGACAAAGGTTGGCTCTCATGGGACGACCTTGTGCTGATCGACTACGAGCACCCCTCGCGGCAAATCCGTGCCGACATCTGGCGCTACATGACGGAATACGCGCTGTTCTGGGCCAACTATGCCAGCCAGACCGATGGCTTCATTCGGTTCGACAATCTGCACAGCAGCGACAAGCGGTTTGTCGATTCGGTCACCGAGTCGCTCCGGGCGACTTACCCCAACGTGGGCGTGATCGCTGAGTACTTCACGGATTCCAGCACCCTGCTGTCGACCATTCCGCAGTGGAACCTGAACCTCATCCTGGCGACGCCCTGGGACAGCAAGTTCGTGCCCCAGTTGCGGGAGTACATCAAGTACATCCACTCGGTGTCGGAGCACGTGCGATTCTTCATGCCGGTGACGTCGCACGATTCGGGATCGCCGGCCCAGGAGTTCGGATCGGTTCAGTCGACGGTGCCGCGTTATGTCGCCGCGGCACTGCTGGGGACGGGTGCAACGGGCATAACGCAGGGTGTGGAATGGGGGATCGAGCGCAAGATCGAGTTCATCGGCAAGCAGCCACGCGTGGTGCCGGCGGAGTGCCCGCAGTTCGCCGGTTTTCTGCGGCGGGTGAACGACATTCTCGTTGCCGAGCCGGCATTCAGGCGTGGCGAGAACTGTCAATTTGTCGACAACAACCACCACGCACTGATGGCTGCCTTCCGGAAGGACGGCCGACCGGGACTGCCGGGGCTTCTGGTGATCTGCAATTTCGACATCGGCGGTGAGCACGCGTTTGAGGCGGACCTGTCGCCATTCCTCGGTGAGACGGGCCCGTTCAACTGCGTGGACCTTATCACGGGGCAGGAGCGGAGTTTCGCAAGTTCGCGGATAAGCCTGACGATGGCGCCGTGCGCGGCGTGTGTGTTGAAGTTTTAA
- a CDS encoding D-2-hydroxyacid dehydrogenase, with product MSTAPLTIYCNAAFPEPAMETLSAGLGNHQLLMPPLLQTSNLAAGGYDPLLANADVAFGQPDPKQVIETPRLKWVHLTTAGYTRYDTAELRSAMAARGGILTTSSQVYEEPCAEHVFSFMLALARQLPEMILEQKHERSNFRSWKQAHHRSNSRLLVGQSAMIYGYGTIARRLTELLAPFHMKLIGVRRKIAGDEGIMMVPTDQADAHLGQADHVINILPAAAGTDRYFNAERFMRMKQGSVFYNIGRGNTVDQVAMIAALKSGQVSAAYLDVTDPEPLPRDHPLWDAPNCWITPHTAGGHTDEFARLVKHFVANLDRYLLGEKLADRVI from the coding sequence ATGTCCACCGCCCCGCTGACGATCTATTGCAACGCCGCGTTTCCCGAACCCGCGATGGAGACGCTGTCCGCCGGCCTGGGAAATCACCAGCTGCTGATGCCCCCGCTGCTGCAGACATCGAATCTGGCGGCGGGCGGCTACGACCCGCTGCTGGCCAATGCCGATGTCGCGTTCGGGCAACCCGACCCTAAACAAGTCATCGAAACGCCCCGCCTGAAGTGGGTTCACCTGACGACCGCCGGTTACACGCGTTACGACACCGCCGAGCTGCGGTCGGCGATGGCGGCGCGGGGTGGAATTCTGACGACCAGCTCGCAGGTCTACGAAGAGCCATGCGCCGAGCACGTCTTTTCGTTCATGCTCGCACTGGCGCGGCAACTGCCCGAGATGATCCTCGAGCAGAAACACGAACGCAGTAACTTCCGCAGCTGGAAACAAGCCCACCACCGCAGCAATTCGCGGCTTCTGGTCGGACAGTCGGCGATGATCTACGGTTACGGCACCATCGCCCGGCGGCTGACGGAACTGCTCGCTCCTTTCCACATGAAACTGATTGGCGTGCGCCGCAAGATCGCCGGCGACGAGGGCATCATGATGGTGCCGACCGACCAAGCCGACGCGCATCTCGGGCAGGCGGATCACGTGATCAACATCCTCCCCGCCGCCGCCGGCACCGACCGTTACTTCAACGCCGAGCGGTTCATGCGGATGAAGCAGGGCAGCGTGTTTTACAACATCGGTCGAGGCAACACGGTCGATCAGGTTGCGATGATTGCGGCGCTCAAGAGCGGCCAGGTGTCGGCGGCGTATCTTGACGTCACCGATCCGGAGCCCCTGCCCAGGGATCACCCGCTGTGGGACGCACCCAACTGCTGGATCACCCCCCATACAGCGGGCGGCCACACGGACGAGTTCGCCCGCCTCGTGAAGCACTTTGTGGCGAACCTGGATCGTTACCTGCTCGGCGAGAAACTCGCCGACCGCGTCATCTGA
- a CDS encoding YHS domain-containing protein: MNRLIAGTLLSLLFCLAGCGTTPPAADGSKHAECLVCKHNADLACVDVVVEGNTPHCSADGKTYYFCSEGCCRKFQQNPAKYTGK, from the coding sequence ATGAATCGCCTTATTGCCGGAACCCTGTTGTCCCTTTTGTTCTGCCTGGCCGGATGTGGCACGACGCCGCCGGCCGCCGACGGCAGCAAGCACGCCGAGTGCCTGGTCTGCAAGCACAACGCCGACCTGGCGTGTGTGGATGTGGTCGTTGAGGGGAATACTCCGCACTGCTCGGCCGATGGGAAAACCTACTACTTCTGCAGTGAAGGTTGCTGCCGGAAGTTCCAGCAGAATCCCGCGAAGTACACCGGCAAATGA
- a CDS encoding transporter, which yields MKTRNWLALCLLALCPLTAHANHGPGTSGGGSATISGETLAQGKWDFSLRHDYTNFQDISRAGAERRALKAGGFDSISESHLTTGGASYGLTDDLQINASIGYYKGNGFIDAEADGGDVESGIADPEGLTDLQFNLKYRLLSGQPGNLSVVGGVIAPTGRDDVALDNGEVLEPSSQPGTGAWAYQFGVAYSRYLTSHVTIDASGLYTLRTEHDSFEVGDRLDLGVAVAYRLTDSVKQFPNVSVFGEVNAVWLGKDEADGAKNDNSGGWTVYLTPGVRVRVNENLAFTVAPSFPVIQELNGEQVETRFKLAATLELSI from the coding sequence ATGAAAACTCGCAACTGGCTCGCCCTGTGCCTTTTGGCCCTTTGCCCCCTCACCGCCCATGCCAACCATGGCCCGGGCACCTCCGGCGGTGGGAGCGCGACCATTTCCGGTGAAACGCTCGCGCAAGGGAAGTGGGATTTCTCACTTCGCCACGATTACACCAACTTTCAGGACATCAGCCGGGCCGGCGCCGAACGCCGGGCACTGAAAGCCGGTGGGTTTGATTCCATTTCCGAAAGTCATCTGACCACCGGCGGTGCCTCCTACGGCCTGACCGACGACCTGCAGATCAACGCAAGCATCGGATACTACAAGGGCAACGGCTTCATCGATGCCGAGGCCGACGGCGGCGATGTCGAGTCCGGCATCGCCGATCCCGAAGGTCTGACAGACCTTCAGTTTAACCTCAAGTACCGCCTGCTGAGCGGGCAGCCGGGCAATTTATCGGTCGTCGGTGGTGTGATTGCACCGACCGGGCGAGACGACGTCGCGCTCGATAACGGCGAAGTGCTCGAGCCTTCGAGCCAGCCGGGCACGGGTGCCTGGGCTTATCAGTTCGGGGTCGCTTATTCACGCTACCTGACCTCCCACGTGACCATCGACGCCAGCGGCCTTTACACCCTGCGAACCGAGCACGACAGCTTCGAGGTCGGCGACCGGCTCGACCTGGGCGTGGCGGTCGCGTACCGGCTGACCGATTCGGTGAAGCAGTTCCCGAACGTCAGTGTTTTCGGCGAGGTCAATGCAGTTTGGCTCGGGAAAGATGAGGCCGACGGCGCGAAGAACGACAACAGCGGCGGCTGGACGGTCTATCTCACTCCGGGTGTGCGTGTCCGAGTCAATGAGAACCTGGCGTTTACGGTCGCTCCCAGCTTCCCCGTGATCCAGGAACTCAACGGAGAACAGGTCGAGACGCGTTTTAAGCTGGCGGCGACGCTGGAACTTTCGATCTAA
- the tuf gene encoding elongation factor Tu produces the protein MAKGVFERKKPHVNVGTIGHIDHGKTTLTAALAARSQAKYGTTAKSYKDIAKGGIDRDSTKTVTIAAAHVEYESETRHYAHVDCPGHADYIKNMITGAAQMDGAILVVSAADGPMPQTREHILLARQVGVPKIVVFLNKIDLVDDAELLELVEMEVRELLSKYGFPGDDTPIVKGSSKPALDNPSDDKATACIDALVKALDEYVPIPEREIDKPFLMPVEDVFSIKGRGTVATGRIERGKAKVGDPAEIVGFVPNKVTTITGIEQFQKTLDEGIAGDNVGVLLRGVEKDDIQRGQVICAPKSITPHKKFTGEVYILTKDEGGRHTPFFSGYRPQFYFRTTDVTGAAKLLGGAEMCMPGDNVSIEVELQSPIAMEEKLRFAIREGGKTVGSGVVVKILE, from the coding sequence ATGGCCAAGGGCGTATTCGAACGTAAAAAGCCGCACGTGAACGTCGGCACCATCGGTCACATCGACCACGGCAAGACCACCCTGACGGCCGCCCTGGCGGCGCGCTCGCAGGCCAAGTACGGCACGACTGCCAAGTCGTATAAGGACATCGCCAAGGGCGGTATCGACCGCGACTCGACGAAGACCGTCACCATCGCCGCCGCCCACGTGGAATACGAGTCGGAAACCCGGCACTATGCCCACGTCGACTGCCCGGGCCACGCCGACTACATCAAGAACATGATCACCGGTGCCGCCCAGATGGACGGCGCGATCCTGGTCGTGTCCGCCGCTGACGGCCCCATGCCCCAGACCCGCGAGCACATCCTGCTCGCCCGTCAGGTCGGCGTGCCCAAGATCGTCGTGTTCCTCAACAAGATCGACCTCGTCGACGACGCCGAGCTCCTCGAGCTCGTCGAGATGGAAGTCCGCGAACTGCTGAGCAAGTACGGCTTCCCCGGCGATGACACCCCCATCGTCAAGGGCAGCAGCAAGCCCGCCCTGGACAACCCGTCCGACGACAAGGCGACCGCCTGCATCGACGCGCTGGTCAAGGCCCTGGACGAGTACGTTCCCATCCCGGAACGTGAAATCGACAAGCCCTTCCTGATGCCCGTCGAAGACGTGTTCTCGATCAAGGGTCGTGGCACCGTCGCCACCGGCCGTATCGAACGCGGCAAGGCCAAGGTCGGCGATCCGGCGGAAATCGTCGGTTTCGTCCCGAACAAGGTCACCACGATCACCGGCATCGAGCAGTTCCAGAAGACCCTCGACGAAGGTATCGCCGGCGACAACGTCGGTGTCCTGCTGCGTGGCGTTGAAAAGGACGATATTCAACGTGGCCAGGTCATCTGCGCCCCCAAGAGCATCACGCCGCACAAGAAGTTCACCGGCGAAGTGTACATCCTGACCAAGGACGAAGGTGGTCGTCACACCCCGTTCTTCAGCGGTTACCGCCCGCAGTTCTACTTCCGCACCACCGACGTGACCGGTGCGGCCAAGCTGCTCGGTGGCGCCGAAATGTGCATGCCCGGCGACAACGTCTCCATCGAAGTCGAGCTCCAGAGCCCGATCGCTATGGAAGAAAAGCTTCGCTTCGCGATCCGTGAAGGCGGCAAGACCGTCGGCTCGGGCGTCGTGGTGAAAATCCTGGAGTAA
- the rpmG gene encoding 50S ribosomal protein L33, with the protein MAKMNREMVWLQCTETGDLNYRTEIKVSGGVQKIEVKKYSARLRKHTLHKVKRK; encoded by the coding sequence ATGGCTAAGATGAACCGCGAGATGGTGTGGCTTCAGTGCACCGAAACGGGTGACCTGAACTATCGCACCGAGATTAAGGTGTCGGGTGGCGTGCAGAAGATCGAGGTCAAGAAGTACTCGGCCCGCCTCCGCAAGCACACGCTCCACAAAGTGAAGCGCAAGTGA
- the secE gene encoding preprotein translocase subunit SecE gives MASVMKDNEDDTDATEGPDESAQSSKGKKPEKDDVRALDVAREKSPRTGSYFAIYKKGQGYWTRMGTLLGVLIVGLMLCYTLYAEIPRFFAAQSSAEVKLDDEIRKLQGELTTLELSGDAKPTDIKARQEVIANKQTSLVETRNSRTQLGTRWAIGIAVGFGVIFFGIAIRLMNKPDNVDFLIATDSEMKKVNWTSRKELVGSSKVVILFMFFIAAYLFLNDLFFGWLMWVIDVLKFPPPPFK, from the coding sequence ATGGCATCTGTGATGAAGGACAACGAGGACGACACCGACGCCACCGAGGGGCCGGACGAATCTGCCCAGAGTTCCAAGGGAAAGAAGCCCGAGAAGGACGACGTCCGCGCACTCGATGTGGCCCGTGAGAAGTCGCCCCGCACCGGCTCTTACTTCGCGATCTACAAGAAGGGCCAGGGCTACTGGACCCGCATGGGAACGCTCCTGGGCGTTCTCATCGTGGGCCTGATGCTCTGTTACACCCTGTATGCCGAAATTCCCCGGTTCTTCGCCGCCCAGTCGTCCGCGGAAGTGAAGCTCGACGACGAGATTCGCAAGCTGCAGGGCGAACTGACAACGCTGGAATTGTCCGGTGACGCCAAGCCGACAGACATCAAGGCGCGGCAGGAAGTCATCGCCAACAAGCAGACGAGCCTGGTCGAGACGCGAAACAGCCGAACCCAGCTCGGAACGCGTTGGGCGATCGGCATCGCGGTCGGCTTCGGAGTGATCTTCTTTGGTATCGCGATTCGGCTGATGAACAAGCCGGACAATGTCGATTTCCTCATCGCGACCGACAGCGAGATGAAGAAGGTGAACTGGACCAGCCGCAAGGAGCTCGTTGGCTCCTCGAAGGTGGTCATCCTGTTCATGTTCTTTATCGCGGCTTACCTGTTTTTGAACGACCTGTTTTTCGGCTGGCTGATGTGGGTGATCGACGTTCTGAAGTTCCCACCGCCGCCGTTCAAGTAG
- the nusG gene encoding transcription termination/antitermination protein NusG — MQFFVLRVASNKEDRVREALERKVKIEGLETHVGRILVPVERHMTHKAGVRKESERKLYPGYVFVELQLDKEGRIPEKVWFTIKETEGVGDFIGSNGKPSPMSPKDEERMIQEAEKKDEVVTPADAFKKGDKVKVTNGAFQNFEGEVDEVIPDKGMIRIVTNIFNRPTPLELEYWQIEKL, encoded by the coding sequence ATGCAATTCTTCGTCCTGCGAGTCGCGAGCAACAAGGAAGACCGCGTTCGAGAAGCCCTCGAACGCAAGGTCAAGATCGAAGGGCTCGAAACCCACGTGGGCCGAATCCTCGTCCCCGTCGAACGCCACATGACCCACAAGGCCGGCGTTCGCAAGGAAAGCGAACGCAAGCTCTATCCGGGCTACGTCTTCGTCGAACTGCAACTCGACAAGGAAGGCCGCATCCCCGAGAAGGTCTGGTTCACGATCAAGGAAACTGAAGGTGTCGGCGACTTCATCGGCTCCAATGGCAAGCCGAGCCCGATGAGCCCCAAGGACGAAGAGCGGATGATCCAGGAGGCCGAGAAGAAGGACGAAGTCGTCACCCCGGCCGACGCGTTCAAGAAGGGCGACAAGGTCAAGGTCACCAACGGCGCGTTCCAGAACTTCGAAGGCGAAGTCGACGAGGTCATTCCGGACAAGGGCATGATTCGTATCGTCACCAACATCTTTAACCGCCCGACGCCGCTGGAGTTGGAATACTGGCAGATCGAGAAGTTGTAG
- the rplK gene encoding 50S ribosomal protein L11, with the protein MAKKEITSVFKIQAPGGTATPAPPIGPALGANGVNPGQFIQQFNAATAALKGKVVGCVITVYKDRTFTFEVKSPPASVILKDYVKAEKGSGEPNKNKIGKITMAECIKLAKEKGKDLNCFDEAAAGKILAGTARSMGITVEG; encoded by the coding sequence ATGGCCAAGAAAGAAATCACCAGCGTCTTCAAGATTCAGGCCCCCGGCGGCACCGCGACCCCCGCGCCGCCGATCGGACCGGCTCTCGGTGCCAACGGCGTGAACCCCGGCCAGTTCATCCAGCAGTTCAACGCCGCGACCGCCGCCCTCAAGGGTAAGGTCGTCGGCTGCGTGATCACGGTCTACAAGGACCGTACGTTCACGTTCGAAGTCAAGAGCCCGCCGGCCAGCGTCATCCTCAAGGATTACGTCAAGGCCGAGAAGGGCTCGGGCGAGCCGAACAAGAACAAGATCGGCAAGATCACCATGGCCGAGTGCATCAAGCTCGCCAAGGAAAAGGGCAAGGACCTCAACTGCTTCGACGAAGCCGCCGCCGGCAAGATCCTCGCGGGCACCGCCCGTTCGATGGGCATCACGGTCGAAGGATAA